The genome window CATAGAGCGCAGGCAGGCGGGATTTCCCCCTGCCTGCGTAGCAGCGTGTCCGGTTGGAAGCCTGAAATTCGGGAAGCTCAGTGAATTTGAAGAGGAAGGGGCGGCCCCCCTTTCCCTGGATTTTCTGCCCGAGGAAGATGTGACGAGACCTTCTGTCAGAATCATAAGGAGGGCATTGTGATGAGAAAAGCGGATTATCTGATTCTTGGGAATGGAATTGCCGGCCTCAGTGCTGCCGGGGCGGTTCGGGGTGAGGACAAGGACGCCCGGATTCTGATTGTGACACGGGAAAAATGGCCGACTTACGTGCGCCCGCTGCTTTCCAAGGCGGGCCTGAAGCTGGCGGATTTTGACGTGCTTCATATGGTAGATGAGGCGTGGCACAAAGAAAACCGGATCGAGTTGGTTAGAAACATGACGGCAGAGGAAATCGATGTTAAGAATCATGTGATCCGGTGTGCGACGGACAAAATAGAATATGGAAAATGTATTTATGCTTTGGGAGGAGACGCGTGGCTGCCGCCGGTAAAAGGACGGAACTTTCCGGGCATTTTTGTGCTTCGAAATATAGAAGATATGCAGGCAATCAAAAGATGGGCGCTGCGGGCTGGGAGAGTGGTCGTGATCGGCGGCGGTGTGATCGGTATGGAAATCGGCGAGGCGCTGTACCGCCATAAAATGCAGGTGACCGTGCTGGAGAATCAACCGCGAATCCTGCCGCGGGTGCTGGATGAGGAGACGGCAGAGGAGTACGTTATGCGGCTCAACCAGGTTTGCAAAGGGACGCAGGGGAATCTTATGGTGCGGACGAATGTGAATGTGGCTGAGATTTTGGGAGAAGATTGTGTGACGGGCGTTAGACTGGCAGATGGCGAGGTGCTGGACTGTGATATGGTTATTTTTTCCTGTGGGATTCGTTCCTGCACGGAGCTGGCAAGCCGGGCGGGGATCGAGGTAGAGAGGGCGGTCGTCGTAGACGAATACATGAGAACCAGTGCGGAGGATATTTACGCCTGTGGAGATTGTGCACAGTTCCGGGGAAATTGTGCGGCTTTGTGGAAGCCTGCCATGGAGCAGGGGAGGATCGCCGGTCTTGCGGCCTGCGGAGTTTATGAGAAATACAGACCGCAGAAGTTTCCGGTACTCTGTAATTCGTCGCTGGTGTCTTTATTTGCAGTGGGAGATCTGGCCATTTTTGGTGAGGAAGGATACCGGATCGAGGTGTCGGATAACAGGAAGGATTCCGGCGCGGCGATGAGTAATGGGGAGGAAGGCTGCGTGGCAGGACGGGTGCGAAAAGAAATGGAGAAGATAGCGGTAATGCCGCGGGAAACGGGCACCTATAAGAGGCTGGTTTATCGGGGGGATCGTCTTGTGGGAGCGGCGCTGGTCGGGAACTTATCGGAGATGCAGGCGCTGAGAGAAAAAATGGCAGATGAGGAGGGCTCTTATGAATAAGCAGCATTTTGCGGGGGAATATGTGAGATGGCATGTTCTGACGGAAGTTTTTTCCGGGTATGAGAACTGGCAGAATATTATGAGTCTTCTTGGAGCAGGGATCGAACTGGAAGAACAGGACTATGAGGACTATTTTTATGGGACGAATGCGGCGATTTACGTTCCCCTGTGGGCGTCGGTCTGCCAGGGCAGGGAGCCGGTTCTGATGAATAGAGAGACGTTGGAAGTGATACGTTTTTACAAGCGTTTAGGATATCGGACGGTGGATATTGAGAGCAATCCACCGGATTATATTGGGCAGCAGTGCAGGTTCATGGAATATCTGTCCGTATTGATTTTAAAAGGAGATAAGGAGCTGGAAGCGGAGTATGAG of Roseburia hominis contains these proteins:
- a CDS encoding FAD-dependent oxidoreductase, producing MRKADYLILGNGIAGLSAAGAVRGEDKDARILIVTREKWPTYVRPLLSKAGLKLADFDVLHMVDEAWHKENRIELVRNMTAEEIDVKNHVIRCATDKIEYGKCIYALGGDAWLPPVKGRNFPGIFVLRNIEDMQAIKRWALRAGRVVVIGGGVIGMEIGEALYRHKMQVTVLENQPRILPRVLDEETAEEYVMRLNQVCKGTQGNLMVRTNVNVAEILGEDCVTGVRLADGEVLDCDMVIFSCGIRSCTELASRAGIEVERAVVVDEYMRTSAEDIYACGDCAQFRGNCAALWKPAMEQGRIAGLAACGVYEKYRPQKFPVLCNSSLVSLFAVGDLAIFGEEGYRIEVSDNRKDSGAAMSNGEEGCVAGRVRKEMEKIAVMPRETGTYKRLVYRGDRLVGAALVGNLSEMQALREKMADEEGSYE